A window of the Triplophysa rosa linkage group LG23, Trosa_1v2, whole genome shotgun sequence genome harbors these coding sequences:
- the ccr12b.2 gene encoding C-C chemokine receptor type 3 translates to MDTSVDTTSTINYEYLISDLCDPTGVNDFSRQVLPPLYYMIFIVSVVGNGVVLFIMYKFEKLSTVTNIFLINLVVSNVVFTFTLPFQAVYHSDEWIFGEALCKLVNSAYYLGFYSSILFLTLMTFDRYLAVVHCVVSSKRRRGCYAVLLSAIVWCISLVASLELFIHFTVEEDQISGLTCKDSSEGRWKVFGLYKQFVFFFIFPLAVFVYCYARIIVRVISTRIVGKHRTVRLVFVIVLMFFACWSPYNIILLINENKDKKDCDDSLDYALRITSNIARLYFCINPIFFTFLGKKFQNHVRRLLEDKVSCLKQYNSYSGSSRSLA, encoded by the coding sequence ATGGACACATCAGTGGATACAACATCAACAATCAACTACGAATACCTGATTTCGGATCTATGCGACCCCACTGGCGTAAATGACTTCTCCAGACAGGTTCTTCCACCACTGTACTACATGATCTTTATTGTTAGCGTGGTCGGAAATGGAGTCGTTTTATTCATCATGTACAAGTTTGAAAAGCTCAGCACTGTCACAAATATATTCCTCATCAACCTAGTGGTATCCAACGTTGTTTTTACCTTCACGCTCCCGTTTCAAGCCGTTTATCATTCCGATGAATGGATCTTCGGTGAGGCGCTTTGCAAGTTGGTGAACAGTGCTTACTATCTCGGTTTCTACAGCTCCATCCTCTTCCTCACGCTCATGACGTTTGACCGCTACCTGGCTGTGGTCCACTGTGTGGTTTCCAGCAAACGACGCAGGGGGTGCTACGCTGTTTTATTGTCTGCGATCGTGTGGTGCATCAGCCTAGTTGCCAGCCTTGAACTCTTCATTCATTTCACCGTGGAGGAGGATCAAATTTCCGGACTGACTTGCAAAGACTCAAGCGAAGGTCGATGGAAGGTCTTTGGGCTTTATAAACAATTTGTCTTCTTTTTCATCTTCCCATTAGCTGTGTTTGTGTACTGCTACGCTAGGATAATAGTAAGAGTCATCTCCACTCGAATAGTAGGGAAACACAGAACAGTCAGGCTTGTTTTCGTTATTGTCCTGATGTTTTTCGCCTGTTGGAGCCCATATAACATCATACTGTTGATAAATGAGAACAAAGATAAAAAGGACTGTGACGACAGCCTCGATTATGCTTTGCGCATCACTAGCAACATTGCCCGCTTATATTTCTGTATTAATCCTATTTTCTTCACCTTTCTTGGAAAAAAGTTTCAAAACCACGTGCGAAGACTTTTAGAGGATAAAGTTTCATGTTTAAAGCAGTATAACTCTTACAGTGGAAGCAGCAGATCATTAGCTTAA